The DNA segment cttttttcttttttcttttctgtctttttaactAGAGAAGCTTTTCAAATGTGAGCATTATAGTAAGTCATTCTGTAGATTGTCAGTGGAATAGCAGCAATTTGTATCTACAGACACATCTCCCTAACACTTTTCAAAAACATTTGTACTTCAATATTTTCCTTCCTAATCTGAATCAAAaaggatgtcttttttttaaacatttatttattattatatataagtacactgtagctgtcttcagatgcacaagaagaggacatcagatctcattatggatggttgtgagccaccatgtggttgctgggatttgaactcaggacctttggaagagcagtNggtgctcttaaccactgagccatctctccagccccaaaaagGATATCTTAATTACTTCTTGTTTTTGAATATTGCAAAGCATTTTTGTCCCATATCAAATAGGTAGTTTTCCATTACAGGCTCTGTTAACTTTCAAGGACGTGGCTGTGGACTTCTCACTGGAGGAATGGGAATGTCTCAATTTTGCTCAGAAGTCATTGTACATGGATGTGATGTTGGAGAATTACAACAATCTGTTGTTTGTGGGTAAGAATGAACTTCTTGTTgaattcctgtttctttctttcagttttcctactatgtgtttatgtacatgctCTGAGATATCCTGAGACTCCTGAATGAGGGAAATTCTAGTTAAAAATCATAACTTTTTCATTGTGTTTCCTTTacatttctctgctttctttggaAAAGTAATCAGTGCTATATTCTCTGAAGTCACTCCTTATCACTTATCTAGCTTCAGTCAAGTTAAAAAAGTTCAAGTAATAACTTAAATATCCAGAACAAGAAATAATATTTCTATACATATAATAGTTGCAATtgtaaaaaaaatcttactatttctttaaaatgttcccTTATTTGTGAATCTAAAAATATACAAGGTTTCAAGTGGATATAGAGGTGTTGGTTtggtcaattttttttatttaactttttgagaTTTGATCTCTGTTTAGATCTTGGACAATGTGATCTTTATCCTAGCATTTTCGATGTTGAAATAAACCTATTTAGTGATTTCCCTGACACTATCGGCTATATCATGAATTTATACCTGACCAAATTTATACCTGATTCAGTGTCACTCTGAATCGAACTGTAACCATAGAATTAGAGATAAATTATTTAGAGTTCTACTTTCTGAAAATTCACTGCAGATGGATCATTTATTTGTCCCAGCTTATGCAaagtacaattttcttttttattggtcattttatttatttacatgtcaaatgttaatGCCCCTTCTCCATTCCCTGTCTGCAAACTCTATATCCCACCCTCCCCCAGGCTTTTATGATGATGCCCCACCACCgatccacctactcccacctcatgCCCCTAGGATTCTCCTATGCTGGGATACTGAACCATCACAGTACCAAGAGACTCCCCTCCTGTTGTTGCCACATAATGCAATCCTCTTCTATATATAAAGCTGGAGCCATTTGTACTTCCATGTGTATACTTTGTTTGGTGATTTTTCCCCTTGGGAGCTTTGTGTGGTCttgttgtttgatattgttgttcctcctatacagTTGGAaagcccttcagcttcttcagtccttcccttaactccttcATTGTAGTctccttgctcagtccaatggttggttgcaaggATCTGCATCTCTTTGgtccagtctctggatggccttactTTCATCCTCTTTGccattctttttccctctttttccttaagacaggagcaattctgggttattATATTTGAGGTGGATATGATGtccaatttgaaaataaaatttagcacGCTATTATCATTTCCAGTCTTTTGATATAAACCACATTTGAGGTTCTTCTGAAGATACATGtaatgattcaaaaaaaaaagagagagagaaaaaaacctctCTTGAGAGTACGAATCAATGAGATCACTGATTATTGAATCCCTTACTTCTTATATAAGTAATTCATGTCACCTCTaatccctcccccttttttttcagaaaatcatTTCATATGTGCAAAGTATGGGAAGGCCTTGGATGAAGACAGCCAGTACATTATCCATGATCACATGAATATTCAAGGGAAGTCTTCAAAATGGAACAAGCTTAGCAATGTTATTCTTGAATCCCCCCATTATGTACCTCACAAATGTAGTGAATGGGTCAAATGTTCTACCCAAAAATCCCATCTTAGTATTCATCAgaaaattcatacaggagagaaaccttacaaatgcagtgaatgtgacaaatgctttactgaAAAAGACATACTGAGAATTCATCAGAAAATTCATTCAGGAGAGAAATCTTACAAATATCATGAATGTGACAAGTGCTTTCCCCAAAAATCCCATCTTAGTATTCATCTGAGAATTCATaaaggagagaaaccttacaaatagTTTGTACGTGACAAATACAATAATCACAATGTCAGTCTGAGAAATCATCAATTATTTCATACAGTAGAGAAGCTTTATAAATGAAGTGAATGAGACAATCCTTAACCGAGATACATCATCTTAAAATTCATTAGAGAATAGTTACAGAAGAGGaacttttcaaatatattgaAGGTGAATACTTATAGGCTAGAAACTTAACGCATGCATTGTATGAAGAAATATCTTTGACTTCACTTCAGGATAGAGAGAACATCTAAGAACTTTTTAGGGGAAAGTATTTCTGTTGGGGAAAATGTGGCCTGTGTTTTATTCACGGTGTATTCTTGACAACACTTGAGGCTCCACAGTAGAGAATTAGTATGATTATGAGAATCTTGTGAAAATTTTCATGCAATGTTCAAATCTTAAATAATGTCAACTATGTTGGGAGAaacttgaaaatatgaaaatgtagtaagcatttctttttttttttttttttagagacagggtttctctctatatccatggccatcctggaactcactctgtagaccaggctggccctgaactcggaaatccacctgcctctgcctcctgaatgctgggattaaagacatgtaccaccatgtccagctgtaGAAAGCTTTTCATGACACCTTTTTATTTGTTCACC comes from the Mus caroli unplaced genomic scaffold, CAROLI_EIJ_v1.1 scaffold_20128_1, whole genome shotgun sequence genome and includes:
- the LOC110288746 gene encoding zinc finger protein 765-like, producing the protein MSVSLVNTPQALLTFKDVAVDFSLEEWECLNFAQKSLYMDVMLENYNNLLFVENHFICAKYGKALDEDSQYIIHDHMNIQGKSSKWNKLSNVILESPHYVPHKCSEWVKCSTQKSHLSIHQKIHTGEKPYKCSECDKCFTEKDILRIHQKIHSGEKSYKYHECDKCFPQKSHLSIHLRIHKGEKPYK